The sequence ataatacaaaataattgttaaatcaAAATTCCGATTAAAAGGTTTACagactaaacaataatattacagAGAGAATGTGTGTTAGATGTGGGTGTATATTTGAGTGTTATTATCTACATAATAACACTCAAATACTTTCTTAtcatagtatatttatattaaaaattatttatttattttaaaaagacaCAGTAACGAAATATATACAGACACAGAAAACACACAACGtacaaaaaacacaatacatacaaGTACAACAATGATATGTGTACatttaaaggaaaacattacaattataattgacaataaactagataattttattcatataatcaTGCTAAATACGTTTTGTAttgacaattttcttaacctacaaagtaataataaaaattattgaaaagaaaattaaaacaaatttaaaaagtttgttccctgtggcagtgtactaTTACGCTGGctgcatttcctcgctgtattgcgatacttattcgttgagtcAGGAAAgaaccagctctggggtcaccggttctatctaccaggcgccaacttaaaactagattaagaaatacaaatattaaatcaaatgtgcaattttaaaataatttataataatttctatcgGTTTTTAGTTATCAttgttgtaattattttttctataatagctcaattacattataaaatatataaaaaactgttGCGTTAATATTCGGTTAATATGAATGAGCCTCATAGTTTTATTCTGAACAAAAAGTATGTTATTATGTGAATAGTGAtagctttataataaaagagattgtttcaatattactttatttgtatgtaacataatgtataatattctcccacaaagttattttaatagcgCTATATATTAAGCACTTGACGCCATCTAGTGAGGGTTTGCGTAAGATACTCTCATTCACTGTGTTTTTTACCCATTAATGTTGGTAAATTTGTCTGTAcgacaaatataaatatgtatatccaaaaatttaatatcttattttaaaatattcgtaaaaGTGTAAATCAGTTTTGTAGGTATATGCTTACTAGTAACTaatcaaaattcatttttagatACTGGCTCAATCACAACTTAATTCGTGTCCGTCCACTATTACCTCTCTTGAAAGAAATTAGAGCTTTCTTAGACGTCACTAAAgaagtaagtatttttaaattttttgcctactaataaaaacaaaattgactTAATACATCTATTCTGTGATGGTCATGTAATCATggataagatattttataagacTGTCTTTGATCAGAACAAAAATTGCATACTAAGattaattagatttaatttacttaaaaccCTAATGGAAATTTTATTCGAAAGTAGTACGGGTTAAGATCAAATTTCTATTATGGTACTTACTAAATACCTGATAGTTTTGTGATTTATTACGTAAGCAATATCGTTGACTATGTGTAATCGCCTAACTTGGACCAATTAGTATCCAAAACTAAAATCCTGGAGCCAAATCTATGCAAAAACCtcgaaatataaattgtaaactCACTACCTTTGCTAGTATTTAATAGATcatataagtatttaattaatttaaaggcatttatgttttgtacgtggatatatattatagtgaaatttatttttttatataatttaagtcgTGTTTCGAGCGTaggttatttgtattatgGGTTTATAACTGACGAAACTATcgtaatatatatctatatatatgtactataaAATTCCTATATACAAAGAATGTCTTTTTGGATTTTCGCGAATTCTCTTTTacattaagtaaaattttgttaacGTTTCAGGTTGTATTTCTCGATGCGCACCACTTTCCTCTGGGTTTTTACGAGCAAAACGGAGCACCTATCAAATCCGTCCACGAGGGGTTACTGAAACTAGTAAAAAGGGAAATGGGGCCCCATATAGCCCCTGCAAATCAGTTCCATACTGGCGCCGGAACTCGGGGCCCTACTCTACAAAGTTTGAAAGACGCAGACAGGCGCCTTGTCTTCAACTATGTAGATAACACTATCGTTGCTGGTAACTTTTCCTTATTTCTACTTCAGTATATTACACTTGAAATAACTGCTTTGCTAAACGAAAGTATATAAATCAGATAAAACGAATATCTTTGAATTATGCTTTCCAAAAGCAAACTTCGTTTCTgcttttaaacattaattccAAAAGAAAATGCTTATTAGCCATAAAATAAGAAACACGAATTATCTCTACGATAATTTAAACACCGAaggtgtaattaataaaaacataatgtaAGCCTCAATTAGTTAATTACCTAAtgtttaactattatttactcACAAAGTTACACGACCACTAAGTGAGAAGGGTTTATATGGATAGTTTCTGTTAGCTCTGTTTATAAAAAGCAACccataaagattttaaatttggtttaaAGTGATTTAAGTGTGTACATTCTAAGGCCTATATTCGTATCTCAAATCACAATCTTGTCTTGAGCGCTGTCAAATCTATTACAACAAGAAATGGTTTGTTACCTCTGGAAGatggatttaaatttatagaatACGGGCCTTAATGGCttcacttataaaaaataactttactcATAAAACATAACGCATTTActcaaatttgtttaattttttcgtaAGGCGCATTTTTCTCATTGGGAAACTTAGTCGCTTTATATACAagaactttatatattttttgtatattttaacgATTTGACATGAGCTTCatatgatttataaaattattttagtattcaaaCATTAATCGAACTCAAATATACAGAAACTGTTTTTTCGATAAAGTGTGACAAATGTGTAGGCAAAATCATTATGAGTTGCGTCTATTAAGAGgttaatattcgtaatatcACTTCTAAACAACTGAAACCATTTCAATTACGTGTATAAACTATCAaacaattgtaatttttagaaCATATACATTTCATTAATCAATAACAGAGAGACATTCCGTTAGCCCTTAAGGTCAAGGGTAGTTAGTGGTTTTGAGCTCGCCCTTAGCAGAGATACAAGTGATTAAACACAGCTCTAGCTGAAAGTGGGATTACTATACGCCTTTTATACCCTTACTAACTTGCTGACGCTCTTTTtccatagttatttttaaatatgaaggACATGTTGCTGTTAACGGGCTTCTGAAACTCTTATAAAGACTGggttcaataattttattttaaaatctatgaAGCCCCAAGTTCCCAAAAGGCATAGGGAAAGCATGTGTATTAGTTTGTTATTGATAACTTTTCCTTTAGATATTGAGGCATTGGGCGCGTGTCTTTTGTTTCGCTAGTTCGTCGTCGTCTCTTTCGAGATCCTTAAATGCTAAGCATCGAAAATTATTAGCTATATAACATGTATTCTATGTAATTATAgtgacaaaaatattgtttcagaAAACAATTGGTTGTGGCCGATACTACCTCATTTATGGGCGAACACAAATAGCCCTAAACAACTTTTCGAGTACTTAGATCGCGCTATTGCCACCTCACCACAGCCGAACGCTCGCTCTCCAATGTTCTCAGCTATGGCACAAACTACTCCAACTGTTCTAGACATTCTATTCGTCAGAGGATCTCTTAGAGCCAACGCGGAAGCGGTCAACAGAAATGTCACTGCTCGACTGGGAACAGTTTGGCGGCAACAAGCTAACATCGTCTCTACAGACTTCTTTCTTGCAAACGATGTCATCGATGTGTCTATACAGATAAACGTTGAACGCTCCAACAGATTATGACGTCATGACCGACCACGGCATCAGAAACTTTTCTTAGACTTTAAGTACACCCACACCAAAGCAGTCTACCGCTCCCCTTGGCTTCCGATCACTTCACACGATCGGTATAAACCCTTGGGTTCACGCGGTCAATTGGTATAAATTGCTAATTGAAAGTATCCGCCACGTAACACTGCCATCATTGTAGGGTGAGCGGGAAATAGTGAgattatttaacttatttttgtaagATATCATACTAGTCTACATTCTCTTTTAAgggaaataaatatgtaaataatacaaacagtttttaaatttatcacaactaacaaaaacaacacaCAGATTATTACTTCTTTACTTGTTATAAATACTGCAGTATctcattacaataaataataactaacattaataataattgtacttGCAACAAAAACGAGGTAGATTCATCGTGCGGATATGCACCTATAGTCTATAAATATCACGTATGTGGTGCCAATAATGGCAAAAGTTCTGCTCGACTCATGCGAGATAAGGCTCGGGCGTCTAGTCCCATAGCAGCAGCCGCTCCATTCACATCGAGCCCAAAACTCTGCAAAAGTGCAGCTAAAGCAACTTCCTCGCCTGTGCGAGGGTCACGCAGTCGCGGACACGAGCCATTGCATTGTGGCCATGAACATCTCTCTATAAGCCTCCTTGGGGCACATCTTGCATGCTCACGTCTATTAGGGGCACTAAAACGTTGCTCCCAACATCTGATCGCTCGGGGCAGCGGTATTCCGGAAACATTAATCGCCAGCCATTCAGGTCTTGCCAAGGCCCCGTGGGCAATACAGGCAGGAGCAAATGTTGCCCTCACACCTTTTAAGCTCGAACGCAACGCTGTTCCAGTCTCATGAACTGCATCCCACTGCGCACGAGTTCGAGGAGCTCTTACGCCTTCTGCAGTCAATTGAGCTGAGTCAAACAAATACTGAAATACAAACAATGGCGTTCGAATGTGCGGATATAGCCGATATCCAAAATAACACAGCCATGGCTTTTCTCGAAATTGTCTAACGCAAGATGTCGGAGGAGACCCTTGCCATAGAGAATGGCCGAGTTTCGCTATCGCATCAACAGAAATACGTCTTGCCCGGGTATGTCTGTCCAGGAACCAGCCCGAGTCAGCGAT is a genomic window of Pieris napi chromosome 2, ilPieNapi1.2, whole genome shotgun sequence containing:
- the LOC125061394 gene encoding palmitoleoyl-protein carboxylesterase NOTUM; the protein is MTNLRPPGCCLTWTLCLLLTAASESVAPPDSLRLVWLSNTSLTCNDGTPAGYYIRRGTNSHHWVVYLEGGGYCWDAKSCRARWKRRPGLMSSARWPRARRAPALLSMDPAANPLWHNSNHVLLPYCSSDMWAGTRTKSSNDSFVFTGRLIVKAVLSELLQFGLKGRVLLVGSSAGGTGVMLHADAARRNLRTHGIRVAAIADSGWFLDRHTRARRISVDAIAKLGHSLWQGSPPTSCVRQFREKPWLCYFGYRLYPHIRTPLFVFQYLFDSAQLTAEGVRAPRTRAQWDAVHETGTALRSSLKGVRATFAPACIAHGALARPEWLAINVSGIPLPRAIRCWEQRFSAPNRREHARCAPRRLIERCSWPQCNGSCPRLRDPRTGEEVALAALLQSFGLDVNGAAAAMGLDARALSRMSRAELLPLLAPHT